Proteins from a genomic interval of Quercus robur chromosome 9, dhQueRobu3.1, whole genome shotgun sequence:
- the LOC126699380 gene encoding homeobox-leucine zipper protein ANTHOCYANINLESS 2-like gives MMGFGGLISGGSGGGGVARVVADIAPHSSNMTSGAFAPLPLLSTPPIPSSMHSSSTLTLSTSRKMEGQGGEMALIGENYDPGMVGRLREEGYESRSGSDNVEGSGDDQEAGNDQGPAKKKKYHRHTPNQIQELEGFFKECPHPDEKQRLELSRKLGLEIKQVKFWFQNRRTQMKTQLERHENMILRQENDKLRAENTLMRDAMANPVCNNCGGPAIPGQISFEEHQLRIENARLKDELNRICALANKFLGRPLSSLATSIPLPSSTSGLELGVGRNGIGGLSSMGAPLPMGLDLGDGIMGASAMPLIKPSMSFMGNEIPTDRSMFMDLALTAMDELIKMAQADSSLWIKSLDGGKETLNQEEYVRAFSPCIGTKPVGFVTETTRDTGMVIMNSLALVETLMDEGRWKEMFPCIIARASTIDLISNGIAGTKNGALQVMHAELQVLSPFVSVRQLKFLRYCKQQAEGVWAVVDVSIDISIESTNMHPFVNCRRLPSGCVVQDMPNGYSKVTWIEHSEYNESGIHELYQPFIRAGMGFGAQRWVATLQRQSEFLAILMSSTFPLEDHTTLSPAGKRSMLKLAQRMTDKFCSGVCASTTHKWDNLRLGNVGENVRVMTRRNLDDPGEPHGIVVSAATSVWMPVSQQGLFDFLRDDRSRSQWDILCVGRPIQEMIHIAKGQKQGNCVSLLRGNSTNENESNMLILQETWTDASGSVVVYAPVDAPSINVVMGGGDSTYVALLPSGFSILPDDQSFFGGPQICNGTVIKEDNNGSDGSGGCLLTVGFQILINSQPAAKLTVESVETVNNLISCTIQKIKAALKIP, from the exons ATGATGGGGTTTGGTGGTTTGATcagtggtggtagtggtggtggaggGGTTGCAAGAGTTGTGGCTGATATTGCTCCACACAGCTCAAACATGACTAGTGGTGCCTTTGCTCCGCTACCCCTTCTCAGTACTCCACCTATTCCAAGTTCAATGCACAGTTCCTCTACCCTCACTCTCTCCACT TCAAGGAAAATGGAAGGCCAAGGTGGTGAGATGGCTCTGATTGGGGAAAACTATGATCCTGGTATGGTGGGAAGGTTGAGGGAAGAAGGGTATGAGAGCAGGTCAGGGAGTGATAATGTTGAAGGCTCGGGTGATGACCAGGAGGCCGGCAATGATCAAGGGCCggcgaagaagaagaagtaccATAGGCACACTCCCAACCAAATTCAAGAGCTTGAAGG TTTCTTTAAGGAGTGTCCCCATCCTGATGAGAAGCAAAGATTGGAACTCAGCAGGAAGCTTGGCTTGGAGATCAAGCAAGTCaaattttggtttcaaaatagGCGAACCCAAATGAAG ACCCAATTGGAGCGCCATGAAAACATGATTCTTAGACAAGAAAATGATAAGCTTCGGGCCGAGAACACTTTAATGAGGGATGCTATGGCAAACCCAGTGTGCAACAATTGCGGTGGACCGGCCATTCCTGGTCAAATATCATTTGAGGAGCACCAGCTTAGGATTGAGAATGCTCGATTGAAGGATGAATTAAACCGTATATGTGCTTTGGCAAACAAGTTCTTGGGCAGGCCTCTCTCATCCTTAGCCACTTCCATCCCTCTCCCAAGCTCAACCTCCGGTTTGGAACTCGGGGTAGGAAGAAATGGGATTGGTGGTTTAAGCTCTATGGGCGCACCTTTACCAATGGGACTTGATCTGGGAGATGGGATTATGGGCGCTTCAGCTATGCCTCTAATTAAGCCTTCCATGAGCTTCATGGGCAATGAAATACCAACGGACAGGTCGATGTTTATGGATCTTGCTTTGACAGCTATGGATGAATTAATTAAGATGGCCCAGGCAGATAGCTCCCTTTGGATCAAAAGTTTGGATGGAGGGAAGGAAACGCTGAATCAAGAGGAGTATGTAAGGGCATTTTCTCCTTGTATTGGCACAAAACCCGTGGGTTTTGTAACTGAGACTACAAGGGATACTGGTATGGTAATCATGAACAGCTTGGCTCTTGTGGAGACATTGATGGACGAG GGTCGATGGAAAGAAATGTTTCCATGCATAATTGCTAGAGCTTCCACCATTGATTTGATATCAAATGGCATAGCTGGAACCAAAAATGGTGCTCTACAAGTG ATGCATGCTGAGCTGCAAGTTCTTTCACCATTTGTCTCTGTCCGTCAATTGAAGTTCCTCCGGTACTGCAAGCAGCAGGCGGAGGGTGTGTGGGCTGTGGTTGATGTTTCTATTGACATTAGCATAGAAAGCACCAACATGCACCCATTTGTGAACTGTAGAAGGCTTCCTTCTGGATGTGTTGTGCAAGATATGCCTAATGGTTACTCAAAG GTTACATGGATAGAACATTCAGAATATAATGAGAGTGGTATCCATGAACTATACCAGCCATTTATTAGGGCTGGCATGGGCTTTGGTGCACAAAGGTGGGTTGCTACCCTCCAAAGGCAGTCTGAGTTCTTGGCAATCCTCATGTCATCAACCTTCCCCCTTGAAGATCACACAA CACTTAGTCCAGCCGGAAAGAGGAGCATGTTGAAGTTGGCGCAGCGCATGACTGACAAATTCTGTTCTGGTGTTTGTGCTTCAACTACTCACAAGTGGGACAATCTCCGTCTTGGAAATGTGGGTGAAAATGTTAGGGTTATGACCAGGAGGAATTTGGATGACCCTGGTGAGCCTCATGGTATTGTGGTGAGTGCTGCAACTTCGGTTTGGATGCCTGTATCACAGCAGGGACTGTTTGATTTCTTGCGAGATGACCGATCGAGGAGTCAGTGGGACATTTTATGCGTTGGCAGGCCAATACAGGAGATGATTCATATTGCCAAAGGCCAGAAACAAGGCAACTGTGTTTCTCTCCTTCGTGGAAAT TCCACTAATGAGAACGAGAGCAACATGCTGATATTGCAAGAGACATGGACAGATGCATCAGGCTCAGTAGTTGTTTATGCACCAGTAGATGCGCCATCGATAAATGTGGTGATGGGTGGTGGGGATTCTACCTATGTGGCTCTCCTACCATCAGGGTTTTCTATTCTGCCTGATGATCAATCCTTCTTTGGTGGGCCTCAAATTTGCAATGGAACTGTGATAAAAGAAGACAATAATGGCAGTGATGGAAGCGGTGGATGTCTACTTACTGTTGGATTTCAAATCTTAATTAATAGCCAGCCAGCTGCGAAACTAACCGTGGAGTCAGTAGAGACTGTTAACAATCTCATCTCCTGCACTATTCAGAAGATCAAAGCTGCCCTTAAAATACCATAG
- the LOC126699576 gene encoding protein ROOT PRIMORDIUM DEFECTIVE 1-like — protein sequence MERIAHFRMAMKMPKRLKEFLLQHQGIFYISTRGNLGKLHTVFLREAYKRGELVELNDLYIARRQLADLVLLSPRKAKVDRELVNYRRDREDDEMVQVRNEFVENGSQSFAVGDNVKKDREEEDDLDSDIISDAGSDYSDEDDNCLETLDAEDAHVTE from the coding sequence ATGGAGAGGATTGCGCATTTTAGGATGGCGATGAAGATGCCAAAGAGGTTGAAGGAGTTTCTTCTTCAGCATCAAGGGATATTTTATATTTCGACAAGGGGGAATCTAGGGAAGCTACATACGGTTTTTCTTAGGGAGGCATATAAGAGGGGTGAGTTGGTTGAGCTAAATGATTTGTATATTGCGAGGAGGCAGTTGGCCGACTTGGTGTTGTTGAGTCCAAGGAAGGCAAAGGTGGATAGAGAATTAGTTAATTATAGAAGAGATAGAGAAGATGATGAAATGGTACAAGTTAGAAATGAGTTTGTGGAAAATGGTTCTCAAAGTTTTGCAGTTGGGGACAATGTTAAAAAAGATAGGGAAGAGGAGGATGATTTGGATTCAGATATCATTTCTGATGCTGGCTCTGATTATAGTGATGAGGATGATAATTGCCTTGAAACTTTGGATGCAGAGGATGCCCATGTAACCGAGTGA